In a single window of the bacterium genome:
- a CDS encoding DUF86 domain-containing protein — MPPRDWLIRIEDILEACNRIVEYVGDKTEDEFNSDPRTVDAVIRNLTVIGEAAGHIPEEIAKRYPGTPWLEMRGIRNIVVHEYFGVSLPIIWKTVQDDIPSLIPLLQAILTDNR; from the coding sequence GTGCCGCCTAGGGATTGGCTGATTCGTATCGAAGATATCCTTGAAGCCTGCAACCGGATCGTTGAATATGTGGGCGATAAAACCGAAGATGAATTCAATTCCGACCCTCGTACAGTCGACGCTGTCATCCGGAACCTCACGGTTATCGGCGAGGCAGCTGGACACATTCCTGAAGAGATCGCAAAACGCTATCCCGGAACCCCGTGGCTGGAAATGCGCGGGATCAGGAACATTGTGGTTCATGAATATTTCGGAGTTTCCTTACCCATCATCTGGAAAACAGTTCAGGACGACATACCTTCACTCATCCCCCTTCTGCAGGCTATTCTCACAGACAACCGATAG